From the genome of Armatimonadota bacterium:
TCTCCATCGCGATCGGAACGATCAGTTCCGCCTTGATCGTCACGTTGTCACCGGGCATCACCATCTCCACGCCTTCGGGAAGGTCCATGTTGCCCGTTACGTCCGTTGTG
Proteins encoded in this window:
- the tuf gene encoding elongation factor Tu (EF-Tu; promotes GTP-dependent binding of aminoacyl-tRNA to the A-site of ribosomes during protein biosynthesis; when the tRNA anticodon matches the mRNA codon, GTP hydrolysis results; the inactive EF-Tu-GDP leaves the ribosome and release of GDP is promoted by elongation factor Ts; many prokaryotes have two copies of the gene encoding EF-Tu), which produces TTDVTGNMDLPEGVEMVMPGDNVTIKAELIVPIAMEIGLRFAIREGGRTVGAGVVSEVLPD